A single window of Candoia aspera isolate rCanAsp1 chromosome 3, rCanAsp1.hap2, whole genome shotgun sequence DNA harbors:
- the DCSTAMP gene encoding dendritic cell-specific transmembrane protein — translation MDFATFLQQSWKLFVTERKLSWNNKLVLFGLCSAIGLIANMFLLLPGYSFLLDYPMFSIITVSILWIVLSGNLYFFRSFRCFVVLFFLSCGLREGRNTLIAAGTAMVVAGNIQNIFFNLKQLAVSVTCTLDFQNWAFLDFTYLKAIRWIYNQMKISEHLFVVRDRLNVSFLVADEDLKLQLEKTRLGIHNITSQISSIIAVQSFLGKKVLPLLGIVLVLLGTYLFIRNFLSPQNLKFKNTYITQGFIKYNEQVWQKQKLSVLPLSKEERNVYSLVPSFCQTPKERKCTARFFLPVLANLCIWILFAAVDYLLYWLIFSVSKHLQDFPELEVHFKLYYHKNAAKFILNNGELVDKTISFKTALFEDACIPKPKISLSGTWIQLGVILLFLIVLGLLTSTLTQLKILVATAFFPSTDMKRIKYLHTKLLNRRSKFSKKNVKRKLNSFAKLHFWFPILQALGSARKKETDVEKERPVLQH, via the exons ATGGATTTTGCCACATTTCTCCAGCAATCATGGAAACTTTTTGTGACTGAGAGGAAGCTGAGTTGGAATAATAAGCTGGTCCTCTTTGGTCTCTGCAGTGCCATCGGTTTAATAGCAAACATGTTCCTGCTTCTACCTGGGTATTCCTTCCTGTTGGACTATCCCATGTTTTCTATCATCACAGTCAGTATTTTATGGATCGTCCTTTCTGGAAATCTGTACTTTTTCAGGTCTTTTCGCTGCTTTGTTGTGCTATTCTTCCTTTCTTGTGGACTGCGTGAAGGCAGAAACACTCTCATTGCTGCTGGGACTGCAATGGTGGTTGCTGGcaatatccaaaatattttttttaacctgaagcAGCTGGCGGTTAGTGTGACTTGCACTCTTGATTTCCAGAATTGGGCTTTCCTTGACTTCACCTATCTTAAAGCAATTCGGTGGATTTACAATCAGATGAAGATCTCAGAACATCTGTTTGTGGTGCGTGACAGGCTAAACGTGTCTTTCTTGGTTGCAGATGAAGACCTGAAGCTGCAGCTGGAAAAAACAAGACTGGGTATCCACAACATCACAAGCCAAATCTCCTCCATAATAGCTGTACAGTCCTTTTTGGGCAAGAAAGTGCTACCTCTTTTGGGTATAGTGTTGGTTCTCCTTGGGACATATCTCTTCATCCGAAACTTCCTGAGCCCACAGAACCTCAAGTTTAAGAACACATACATCACACAAGGGTTCATTAAGTACAATGAACAAGTGTGGCAGAAGCAAAAGCTCTCGGTCCTTCCCCTAAGTAAAGAAGAACGAAATGTGTACTCACTGGTGCCGTCTTTTTGCCAAACACCTAAAGAAAGGAAATGCACAGCACGCTTTTTTCTCCCTGTGCTTGCTAACCTTTGCATTTGGATCCTCTTTGCAGCAGTAGATTATTTGCTTTACTGGCTCATTTTTTCCGTGAGCAAGCATCTCCAAGATTTCCCTGAGCTAGAGGTCCACTTCAAATTGTATTACCAT AAAAATGCAGCTAAATTCATCTTGAACAACGGGGAGCTTGTTGACAAGACTATTTCCTTTAAGACTGCTCTTTTTGAGGACGCCTGCATTCCCAAACCAAAGATTTCCCTCTCTGGTACATGGATCCAGCTCGGTGTTATCCTGCTCTTTCTAATAGTGCTGGGGCTTCTGACTTCTACGCTCACACAACTTAAAATATTAGTGGCAACAGCATTCTTTCCAAGCACAGACATGAAACGGATAAAGTATCTGCACACAAAATTATTAAACAGAAGATCCAAATTCTCCaagaaaaatgtgaaaaggaAACTTAATTCATTTGCAAAG TTACATTTTTGGTTCCCCAtactccaggcactgggaagtgccaggaagaaagaaacagatgTGGAAAAAGAAAGGCCCGTTTTACAGCATTAG